The following coding sequences lie in one Ostrea edulis chromosome 8, xbOstEdul1.1, whole genome shotgun sequence genomic window:
- the LOC125660712 gene encoding histidine decarboxylase-like isoform X2 yields the protein MDFEEYRLRGKEMVDFIAEYLKTIRSRRVFPDVSPGYMRTLVPEAAPQEGEKWEDIFRDIERVIMPGVTHWQSPHMHAYFPALNSFPSLLGDMLADAIGCLGFTWASSPACTELETIVMDWLGKMIGLPSEFLHSNKQTRGGGVIQLTASDCTFITMLAARTEVFQKYKKTDPNVDEAEINARLVAYCSDQAHSSVEKAGLISLVKMRYLSTDDELSLRGHTLQEAIARDKEEGLIPFYVCATLGTTGACAFDNIKELGPICEKEGLWMHIDAAYAGTAFICPEYRSYMEGIEHANSFAFNPSKWMMVHFDCSAMWVKDCRALHRTFNVDPLYLKHENSGAAIDYMHWQIPLSRRFRALKLWFVIRSFGTEGLQKHIREGVRLATNFENLLRKDQRFEIPASRILGMVVFRLWGENEMTETLLKRLNKSGRVHMVPASLKGQYVIRFTVTSQYTTDQDIERDWKIISDTATKVLHDTESEEDEAFSDEEVSEPETEEIQFVRDDYAMPCRSCSKLPKQAMFSPLKLSATLDRIQLIRSSSSS from the exons ATGGATTTTGAAGAATACAGATTAAGAG GTAAAGAAATGGTTGATTTTATCGCCGAATATCTAAAGACTATTCGATCAAGAAGAGTGTTCCCGGATGTGTCTCCGGGATATATGCGCACACTTGTACCGGAAGCTGCGCCACAGGAAGGGGAGAAGTGGGAAGATATCTTTAGGGACATCGAGCGTGTTATCATGCCAGGA GTGACGCATTGGCAAAGTccacacatgcatgcatacttTCCAGCCCTCAACTCATTTCCGTCTTTACTGGGAGACATGCTTGCAGACGCAATTGGTTGTCTTGGATTCACCTGG GCATCTAGTCCTGCTTGTACGGAACTAGAAACCATTGTGATGGATTGGCTTGGTAAAATGATTGGGTTACCAAGTGAATTTCTGCATAGCAACAAGCAGACACGTGGAGGAGGTGTGATTCAG CTGACGGCTTCAGATTGTACCTTCATAACGATGCTAGCAGCACGAACAGAGGTGTTCCAAAAGTACAAAAAGACTGACCCAAATGTAGATGAGGCCGAAATCAATGCCAGACTGGTTGCATACTGTTCTGACCAg GCGCACTCATCGGTGGAGAAGGCGGGGCTTATATCTCTGGTTAAAATGCGTTACCTGTCGACAGATGATGAACTGAGTCTGCGCGGTCACACCCTTCAAGAAGCTATAGCACGTGATAAAGAAGAAGGGCTCATTCCCTTTTAC GTCTGTGCTACACTAGGAACAACAGGAGCATGCGCATTCGATAATATCAAAGAACTTGGTCCAATTT GTGAAAAAGAAGGATTGTGGATGCACATTGATGCGGCCTATGCAGGGACAGCTTTCATTTGTCCGGAATATCGATCCTATATGGAAGGCATCGAACACGCAAACTCGTTCGCCTTCAATCCGTCCAAGTGGATGATGGTGCATTTTGATTGCTCCGCCATGTG GGTCAAGGATTGCCGAGCTTTACACAGAACATTCAACGTGGATCCCCTCTATCTGAAACACGAGAACTCGG GTGCAGCAATAGATTatatg CACTGGCAGATTCCTCTGAGCAGACGATTCCGAGCCTTAAAACTCTGGTTTGTGATCCGCTCCTTTGGCACAGAGGGTCTGCAAAAGCACATCCGAGAA GGTGTCAGGCTTGCTACTAACTTTGAGAACCTTCTCAGAAAAGATCAAAGATTTGAAATTCCTGCGTCTAGAATTTTGGGAATGGTTGTATTCCGATTGTGG ggtgaaaatgaaatgaCAGAAACATTGCTGAAGCGACTGAACAAATCTGGAAGAGTCCACATGGTCCCAGCCTCTTTAAAAGGTCAATACGTCATCAGGTTTACCGTGACATCACAATACACCACGGATCAAGACATTGAGCGGGATTGGAAGATAATTTCAGACACTGCTACAAAG GTATTACACGACACGGAGTCGGAGGAGGATGAGGCCTTCAGTGACGAAGAAGTGTCCGAACCAGAGACAGAGGAAATACAGTTTGTAAG AGACGACTATGCAATGCCTTGTCGAAGTTGTTCTAAGCTTCCAAAACAAGCCATGTTTTCGCCTCTAAAGCTCTCGGCCACTCTTGATAGAATACAACTTATTCGATCGTCCTCGTCCTCATAA
- the LOC125660712 gene encoding histidine decarboxylase-like isoform X1 — protein sequence MDFEEYRLRGKEMVDFIAEYLKTIRSRRVFPDVSPGYMRTLVPEAAPQEGEKWEDIFRDIERVIMPGVTHWQSPHMHAYFPALNSFPSLLGDMLADAIGCLGFTWASSPACTELETIVMDWLGKMIGLPSEFLHSNKQTRGGGVIQLTASDCTFITMLAARTEVFQKYKKTDPNVDEAEINARLVAYCSDQAHSSVEKAGLISLVKMRYLSTDDELSLRGHTLQEAIARDKEEGLIPFYVCATLGTTGACAFDNIKELGPICEKEGLWMHIDAAYAGTAFICPEYRSYMEGIEHANSFAFNPSKWMMVHFDCSAMWVKDCRALHRTFNVDPLYLKHENSGAAIDYMHWQIPLSRRFRALKLWFVIRSFGTEGLQKHIREGVRLATNFENLLRKDQRFEIPASRILGMVVFRLWGENEMTETLLKRLNKSGRVHMVPASLKGQYVIRFTVTSQYTTDQDIERDWKIISDTATKVLHDTESEEDEAFSDEEVSEPETEEIQFVRVPSIKKKEYGMSLLLSNVPMSPKLINGSFAALFDDNEAMEEVAKQISADNAEHLIPLSPRRRKLRDQSKQQSLDQTTLTERCLMNSYKHQGSLDSKLDEIINSSSYLETRMNGMQMDDVFEAEEDHPCKDAKHRYYPQDLKNDIFYSEEGTQTETDKNGIGSQPTEEQSILQRKNPNIRLQIPEVSDKVMRSICPHCGNMVSM from the exons ATGGATTTTGAAGAATACAGATTAAGAG GTAAAGAAATGGTTGATTTTATCGCCGAATATCTAAAGACTATTCGATCAAGAAGAGTGTTCCCGGATGTGTCTCCGGGATATATGCGCACACTTGTACCGGAAGCTGCGCCACAGGAAGGGGAGAAGTGGGAAGATATCTTTAGGGACATCGAGCGTGTTATCATGCCAGGA GTGACGCATTGGCAAAGTccacacatgcatgcatacttTCCAGCCCTCAACTCATTTCCGTCTTTACTGGGAGACATGCTTGCAGACGCAATTGGTTGTCTTGGATTCACCTGG GCATCTAGTCCTGCTTGTACGGAACTAGAAACCATTGTGATGGATTGGCTTGGTAAAATGATTGGGTTACCAAGTGAATTTCTGCATAGCAACAAGCAGACACGTGGAGGAGGTGTGATTCAG CTGACGGCTTCAGATTGTACCTTCATAACGATGCTAGCAGCACGAACAGAGGTGTTCCAAAAGTACAAAAAGACTGACCCAAATGTAGATGAGGCCGAAATCAATGCCAGACTGGTTGCATACTGTTCTGACCAg GCGCACTCATCGGTGGAGAAGGCGGGGCTTATATCTCTGGTTAAAATGCGTTACCTGTCGACAGATGATGAACTGAGTCTGCGCGGTCACACCCTTCAAGAAGCTATAGCACGTGATAAAGAAGAAGGGCTCATTCCCTTTTAC GTCTGTGCTACACTAGGAACAACAGGAGCATGCGCATTCGATAATATCAAAGAACTTGGTCCAATTT GTGAAAAAGAAGGATTGTGGATGCACATTGATGCGGCCTATGCAGGGACAGCTTTCATTTGTCCGGAATATCGATCCTATATGGAAGGCATCGAACACGCAAACTCGTTCGCCTTCAATCCGTCCAAGTGGATGATGGTGCATTTTGATTGCTCCGCCATGTG GGTCAAGGATTGCCGAGCTTTACACAGAACATTCAACGTGGATCCCCTCTATCTGAAACACGAGAACTCGG GTGCAGCAATAGATTatatg CACTGGCAGATTCCTCTGAGCAGACGATTCCGAGCCTTAAAACTCTGGTTTGTGATCCGCTCCTTTGGCACAGAGGGTCTGCAAAAGCACATCCGAGAA GGTGTCAGGCTTGCTACTAACTTTGAGAACCTTCTCAGAAAAGATCAAAGATTTGAAATTCCTGCGTCTAGAATTTTGGGAATGGTTGTATTCCGATTGTGG ggtgaaaatgaaatgaCAGAAACATTGCTGAAGCGACTGAACAAATCTGGAAGAGTCCACATGGTCCCAGCCTCTTTAAAAGGTCAATACGTCATCAGGTTTACCGTGACATCACAATACACCACGGATCAAGACATTGAGCGGGATTGGAAGATAATTTCAGACACTGCTACAAAG GTATTACACGACACGGAGTCGGAGGAGGATGAGGCCTTCAGTGACGAAGAAGTGTCCGAACCAGAGACAGAGGAAATACAGTTTGTAAG AGTTCCGTCCATCAAAAAGAAAGAGTATGGTATGAGTTTGTTGCTAAGCAATGTCCCTATGTCACCAAAATTGATCAATGGGAGTTTTGCGGCTTTGTTTGACGATAACGAGGCCATGGAGGAAGTGGCCAAACAGATTTCCGCCGACAATGCTGAGCATCTCATCCCATTGTCACCAAGGAGACGCAAACTCAGGGACCAATCAAAACAGCAGAGTCTCGATCAGACAACATTGACTGAGCGTTGCCTTATGAATTCATACAAACATCAGGGGTCGCTTGATTCCAAACTGGATGAAATTATTAACAGCTCTTCTTATTTGGAAACTCGAATGAATGGGATGCAGATGGATGACGTATTTGAGGCGGAGGAAGATCATCCATGTAAAGACGCTAAACATAGATACTATCCACAAGATCTCAAGAATGACATTTTCTACAGCGAGGAGGGTACACAAACCGAAACAGATAAAAACGGGATTGGTTCACAACCAACTGAGGAACAATCAATACTGCAACGCAAAAATCCGAACATCAGGCTTCAAATACCGGAAGTAAGCGATAAGGTCATGCGTAGTATCTGTCCTCACTGTGGAAACATGGTCAGCATGTAA